A portion of the Pseudarthrobacter defluvii genome contains these proteins:
- a CDS encoding ABC transporter permease: MTSNNSHFVAPIEETPLQATDAVKTDQAPLSLWADAWRKLRRRPLFIISALLILALIVIALFPGLFTSTPPNEGCELGNSEGAPTAGHPFGFTFQGCDVYSRVIHGTQASLSVGLLSVLCVLVIGVTLGALAGYYGGWIDAVLARLGDIFFALPLVLGALVITQLPLFRENKSVWTVVFVISLLAWPQMARITRGAVIEVRNSDFVTAARSLGVSKFGALIRHVLPNALAPIIVLATLELGVFIVAEATLSFLGIGLPQSIMSWGNDIAGAQASIRTRPEIMLYPAAALSITVLSFIMLGDAVRDALDPKSRQR, translated from the coding sequence ATGACCAGTAATAACAGCCACTTCGTGGCCCCCATTGAAGAGACGCCGCTGCAGGCAACGGACGCCGTCAAGACTGACCAGGCCCCGCTCAGCCTGTGGGCCGACGCCTGGCGCAAGCTCCGCCGTCGTCCGCTGTTCATCATCTCGGCACTGCTGATCCTCGCCCTGATCGTCATTGCGCTGTTCCCTGGACTTTTCACGTCCACGCCGCCCAACGAAGGCTGCGAACTCGGGAACTCGGAAGGCGCCCCCACTGCCGGGCACCCGTTCGGCTTCACCTTCCAGGGCTGCGACGTGTACTCCAGGGTTATCCACGGCACCCAGGCCTCGCTGTCCGTGGGCCTGCTCTCGGTGCTGTGCGTCCTGGTGATCGGCGTGACCCTTGGCGCCCTTGCCGGATACTACGGCGGTTGGATTGACGCTGTTCTTGCCCGCCTGGGTGACATCTTCTTCGCACTGCCGCTGGTCCTCGGCGCGTTGGTGATCACGCAGCTGCCGCTGTTCCGCGAGAACAAGAGCGTGTGGACCGTGGTGTTCGTCATCTCGCTCCTGGCGTGGCCGCAAATGGCACGCATTACGCGCGGCGCAGTAATTGAGGTACGCAATTCCGACTTCGTCACCGCGGCGCGCTCGTTGGGTGTCTCCAAGTTCGGCGCGCTGATCCGGCACGTCCTGCCGAACGCCCTGGCTCCGATCATCGTGCTTGCAACGCTGGAACTCGGCGTGTTCATCGTGGCCGAAGCCACCCTGTCCTTCCTGGGCATTGGCCTGCCGCAGAGCATCATGTCCTGGGGCAATGACATCGCAGGTGCCCAGGCGTCAATCAGGACCCGGCCGGAAATCATGCTCTACCCGGCCGCGGCGCTGTCCATCACGGTGCTGAGCTTCATCATGCTGGGCGACGCAGTGCGTGACGCCCTCGACCCGAAGAGCCGTCAGCGATGA
- a CDS encoding ABC transporter permease → MIRFILRRLLQVIPVFLGTTLLVYYMVFALPGDPIAALFGDRQPPQAVIDTLRSQYNLDQPFWVQYGLFLKNLFTFNLGNDFTGQPIAASLARVFPVTAMLAIEALAIQAIFGVAFGVFAGLRRGGWFDSTVLVASLVVIAVPTFVLGFVFQLVFGVQLGWAKPTVGANANWGTLLLPAIVLGLVSFAYVLRLTRASVSENMNADYVRTATAKGLSRPRVVLAHILRNSLIPVVTYLGANLGGLMGGAIVTEGIFNVPGVGNKLYQAVLRSEGPTIVSIVSVLVLVFVVANLLVDLLYAWLDPRIRYDQ, encoded by the coding sequence GTGATCCGGTTTATTCTGCGCCGACTCCTGCAGGTGATCCCTGTTTTCCTCGGCACTACCCTCCTGGTGTACTACATGGTGTTCGCCCTCCCCGGCGACCCCATCGCCGCGCTGTTCGGCGACCGCCAGCCCCCGCAGGCAGTCATTGACACCCTGCGCAGCCAGTACAACCTCGACCAGCCCTTCTGGGTCCAGTACGGTCTGTTCCTCAAGAACCTCTTCACCTTCAACCTGGGCAACGACTTCACCGGCCAGCCCATTGCGGCCAGCCTGGCGCGTGTCTTCCCGGTAACCGCGATGCTCGCCATCGAGGCACTGGCCATCCAGGCCATCTTCGGCGTGGCCTTCGGCGTGTTCGCCGGCCTGCGCCGCGGTGGCTGGTTCGACTCCACCGTCCTGGTGGCTTCGCTGGTGGTCATCGCAGTTCCCACCTTCGTTCTCGGCTTCGTTTTCCAGCTCGTCTTCGGCGTGCAGCTGGGCTGGGCCAAGCCGACAGTAGGCGCCAATGCGAACTGGGGCACCTTGTTGCTGCCCGCAATTGTTTTGGGGCTTGTTTCCTTTGCCTACGTCCTGCGCCTGACCCGCGCTTCAGTCAGCGAGAACATGAACGCCGACTACGTGCGGACTGCCACCGCCAAGGGCCTGTCACGGCCCCGGGTGGTCCTGGCACACATCCTGCGCAACTCGCTGATCCCGGTGGTGACCTACCTGGGCGCCAACCTTGGCGGCCTGATGGGCGGTGCCATCGTCACGGAGGGCATCTTCAACGTTCCCGGCGTGGGCAACAAGCTTTACCAGGCAGTCCTCCGCAGTGAAGGTCCCACCATCGTCTCCATCGTCAGCGTGTTGGTGCTGGTGTTCGTCGTGGCCAACCTGCTTGTCGATCTCCTGTACGCCTGGCTTGACCCGAGGATCCGTTATGACCAGTAA
- a CDS encoding peptide ABC transporter substrate-binding protein — protein sequence MRFTRTSKALGIVAIAALALTGCGAGGGGSTDGSSSAAGDPNKVITAYSNEPQNPLLPANTNEVYGGRVVNLLFEGLRSYDANGKAVNALADSIDSTDAQNWTIKVKQGQKFTNGEAITAKTFVDSWNFAANSKNLQNNGFFFESIAGYEDVSAVDSVKGADGKTTTTPAPKADTMSGLQATDDSTITVKLAQPEADWSLRLGYSAFYPLPSAALKDPKTYGENPVGNGPYKFEKQGSWVHDQSITLVKNADYKGTREAKNGGVTFKFYTDPGPAYTDLQSDNLDITDVLPSNALKTYVNDFPDRNATKAVATDSTLNIPGYNPNFQGEAGKLRRQALSYAINREEIAKVVFNGTRTPAKAFAPPVIDGFKEGLKGSEVLNFDPAKAKDLWAQANKIQPYDDSKPLQIASNTDGGNKEWIDAVANGFKNNLGIQAEIQPFAKFAEVLNLRKSQQLPGLTRAGWQGDYPSLYNFLGPVWATGASSNYEKYSNPEFDKLLKEGLAAKSTDEANAKFNQAQEILFQDLPGLPLWDQARPIVWSNNITKAETGWNGEILYYGITAK from the coding sequence ATGCGTTTTACGCGCACTTCCAAAGCACTGGGCATCGTGGCAATCGCCGCGCTTGCCCTGACCGGGTGCGGCGCCGGCGGCGGCGGCAGCACTGACGGTTCCAGCAGCGCAGCTGGCGATCCGAACAAGGTCATCACCGCCTACAGCAACGAGCCACAAAACCCGTTGCTGCCGGCTAACACCAATGAGGTGTACGGCGGCCGCGTCGTCAACCTGCTGTTCGAAGGTCTTCGCAGCTACGATGCGAACGGCAAGGCAGTTAATGCGCTGGCCGACTCCATCGATTCCACCGATGCCCAGAACTGGACCATCAAGGTCAAGCAGGGCCAGAAGTTCACCAACGGCGAGGCCATCACGGCCAAGACCTTCGTTGACTCCTGGAACTTCGCCGCAAACTCCAAGAACCTGCAGAACAACGGATTCTTCTTCGAATCGATCGCCGGTTATGAAGATGTGTCGGCAGTTGACTCGGTAAAGGGTGCTGACGGCAAGACCACCACTACTCCGGCCCCCAAGGCCGACACCATGTCCGGCCTGCAGGCAACCGATGACTCGACCATCACGGTCAAGCTCGCCCAGCCGGAGGCCGACTGGTCCCTGCGCCTTGGCTACTCCGCCTTCTACCCGCTTCCTTCCGCCGCCCTGAAGGATCCCAAGACCTACGGTGAAAACCCCGTTGGCAACGGCCCCTACAAGTTCGAAAAGCAGGGTTCCTGGGTCCACGACCAGTCCATCACCCTGGTGAAGAACGCCGACTACAAGGGCACCCGCGAAGCCAAGAACGGCGGCGTGACCTTCAAGTTCTACACCGATCCAGGCCCCGCCTACACGGATCTGCAGTCGGACAACCTGGACATCACTGACGTCCTGCCGTCCAACGCCCTGAAGACGTACGTCAACGACTTCCCGGACCGCAACGCCACCAAGGCCGTGGCCACCGACTCCACCCTGAACATCCCGGGTTACAACCCGAACTTCCAGGGTGAAGCGGGCAAGCTGCGCCGCCAGGCCCTGTCCTACGCCATCAACCGCGAGGAAATCGCCAAGGTGGTCTTCAACGGCACCCGTACCCCGGCCAAGGCCTTCGCCCCGCCGGTTATCGACGGCTTCAAGGAAGGCCTCAAGGGCAGCGAGGTCCTGAACTTCGATCCCGCCAAGGCCAAGGACCTGTGGGCCCAGGCCAACAAGATCCAGCCATACGACGATTCCAAGCCGCTCCAGATTGCTTCCAACACTGACGGTGGCAACAAGGAATGGATCGACGCCGTAGCCAACGGCTTCAAGAACAACCTCGGTATCCAGGCTGAAATCCAGCCCTTCGCCAAGTTCGCCGAAGTCCTGAACCTGCGCAAGTCCCAGCAACTGCCGGGTCTGACCCGTGCCGGCTGGCAGGGTGACTACCCGTCCCTGTACAACTTCCTGGGACCGGTCTGGGCCACGGGCGCTTCCTCCAACTACGAGAAGTACTCGAACCCCGAGTTTGACAAGCTGCTGAAGGAAGGCCTGGCAGCCAAGAGCACGGACGAGGCAAACGCCAAGTTCAACCAGGCACAGGAGATCCTGTTCCAGGACCTGCCCGGCCTGCCGCTCTGGGACCAGGCACGTCCGATCGTGTGGAGCAACAACATCACGAAGGCCGAGACCGGCTGGAACGGTGAAATTCTCTACTACGGCATCACGGCCAAGTAG
- a CDS encoding ABC transporter family substrate-binding protein — MPVRRLMQLVVAALSAALVLSGCSGGSTPSVVVGEAKRGGSVTVAEVNAFSSFNPYSAGGNTDINSKIGAITHSGFFYLDDSSKVVRNDKFGHFEKVSDQPLKVKYTVNEGVKWSDGAPIGAADLLLSWAAGSGYYDDVDPAAGKGTKYFSVASDTTGLAGTLFPEIGSDGRSITIEYAAPYADWEVAFDVGLPAHVVAAKSGLNDEEDLVTLLKDTPRGNPEKPASNPALKKVSDFWNTGFNTKSVPDDPALYLSSGPYIVRDIVPEVSMKLVRNRDYTWGAEPWLDEINVRFTGAVPAAVDALRNGQADIISPQPSAATDSLLTGLSSQGITVERYKQSGYDHLDLSFSGSFASKDVREAFLKTVPRQAIMDAVVGTQLPDNKPLDSQVFLPGQPKYDDTVKKNGSSDYAKVDIEGAKKLLKDATPSVRILYNRDNPNRAKSFALIRDSAALAGFRVVDGGQGSADWAAALSRGGYDAALSGWIGTEAGVSRVPQIFRTGAGSNFTGYSDGDADKVMEQLAVTTDLGKQDELLAEIDKHIWEDAYGLPLYQTLGTTAFNSRVAGIKTSPGPLGVWWNVWDWRLTNPAA, encoded by the coding sequence ATGCCGGTACGGCGTCTGATGCAGTTGGTCGTCGCCGCATTGTCGGCCGCCCTGGTTCTCTCAGGTTGTTCGGGCGGCAGCACCCCCTCAGTGGTGGTGGGGGAGGCAAAGCGCGGCGGCAGCGTAACGGTGGCTGAGGTCAACGCCTTCTCCTCGTTCAACCCCTACAGCGCCGGCGGCAATACCGACATTAATTCCAAGATCGGTGCTATCACCCATTCCGGCTTCTTCTACCTGGATGACAGTTCCAAGGTTGTCCGCAACGACAAATTCGGACACTTCGAGAAGGTCTCCGACCAGCCGCTCAAGGTGAAGTACACGGTGAACGAGGGCGTCAAGTGGTCCGACGGCGCCCCCATCGGCGCCGCCGACCTTCTGTTGAGCTGGGCCGCAGGGTCGGGCTATTACGACGACGTCGATCCCGCGGCCGGCAAGGGGACCAAATACTTCTCGGTTGCCTCCGACACCACGGGACTCGCCGGCACGCTGTTTCCCGAGATCGGATCCGACGGGCGTTCCATCACCATCGAGTACGCCGCACCGTACGCTGACTGGGAAGTTGCGTTCGACGTCGGACTCCCGGCGCACGTCGTTGCCGCGAAGAGCGGACTCAACGATGAGGAAGACCTGGTGACGCTGCTCAAGGACACGCCACGTGGCAACCCGGAAAAGCCGGCGTCCAACCCTGCACTCAAGAAAGTCAGCGACTTCTGGAACACCGGGTTCAACACAAAATCCGTGCCCGACGACCCGGCACTCTACCTGTCCAGCGGTCCCTACATCGTTCGGGACATCGTCCCGGAAGTCTCGATGAAACTGGTCCGCAACCGGGACTACACATGGGGCGCCGAACCCTGGCTGGACGAGATCAATGTCAGGTTCACCGGGGCGGTGCCCGCAGCGGTGGATGCCCTCCGCAACGGCCAGGCCGACATCATCTCACCCCAGCCCTCAGCCGCCACGGACAGTCTCCTGACCGGCCTGTCAAGCCAGGGCATCACCGTGGAACGGTACAAACAGTCCGGCTACGACCACCTGGACCTCAGCTTTTCCGGGTCCTTTGCCAGCAAGGATGTCCGGGAAGCCTTCCTCAAAACAGTGCCGCGGCAGGCGATCATGGACGCTGTGGTGGGAACCCAGCTGCCGGACAACAAGCCGTTGGATTCACAGGTGTTCCTGCCGGGACAGCCAAAGTACGACGACACCGTGAAGAAAAACGGTTCCTCCGATTACGCCAAGGTGGACATTGAAGGGGCAAAGAAGCTCCTGAAGGATGCCACGCCCAGCGTCCGCATTCTTTACAACCGCGACAATCCGAACCGGGCCAAGTCGTTCGCCCTGATCCGCGACTCGGCCGCGCTGGCCGGGTTCCGGGTGGTCGACGGCGGGCAGGGAAGTGCCGACTGGGCCGCCGCACTCAGCCGGGGCGGCTATGACGCCGCCCTGTCGGGATGGATCGGCACGGAGGCTGGCGTAAGCCGGGTGCCGCAGATTTTCCGCACCGGCGCAGGCAGCAACTTCACGGGATATTCCGACGGCGACGCGGACAAAGTCATGGAGCAACTGGCCGTGACCACGGACCTGGGCAAGCAGGATGAACTCCTGGCCGAAATCGACAAGCACATCTGGGAGGACGCCTATGGACTCCCGCTTTACCAAACCCTGGGAACAACTGCCTTCAACTCCCGGGTAGCCGGCATTAAGACCAGCCCCGGACCCCTGGGTGTCTGGTGGAACGTTTGGGACTGGCGCCTAACCAACCCTGCGGCGTGA
- a CDS encoding DUF3788 family protein, with amino-acid sequence MPGHVAVLTDPGRMPDDEQIRQHLGASFAAWQDLKELLSRPYLGLELSWHHYRDGGWLCKALRGSKNMAWLAVWDGYATVTCYFSARHRNDLAALPLPDNLRAQITGVEMSGAMLPVVVRIRSPEDIGAAIEVVRYKLRAR; translated from the coding sequence GTGCCTGGCCATGTCGCTGTCCTGACCGATCCCGGCCGCATGCCCGACGACGAACAGATCCGCCAGCATCTGGGTGCTTCCTTCGCCGCCTGGCAAGACCTCAAAGAGCTGTTGTCCCGACCCTACCTTGGCCTGGAGTTGTCGTGGCACCACTATCGGGACGGCGGATGGCTGTGCAAGGCTCTCCGGGGCAGCAAGAATATGGCGTGGTTGGCGGTCTGGGACGGCTACGCCACGGTCACGTGCTACTTCTCCGCCCGACACCGCAATGACCTCGCCGCGCTGCCCCTCCCTGACAACCTCCGGGCCCAGATCACCGGGGTGGAGATGTCCGGAGCGATGCTGCCGGTCGTCGTCCGGATCCGCTCGCCGGAGGATATCGGGGCCGCCATCGAGGTGGTCCGTTACAAGCTTCGGGCGCGGTAG
- a CDS encoding alpha/beta fold hydrolase has translation MLHSTRQGSGKPLLLIHGLGSSIGNWNPVIPALAAERNVIAIDLPGCGESAPLTGETTIATLTDAVEAFIRDEKLDDIDLVGSSMGARMAMEMARRGHAATTIALDPGGFWNDRQAAIFGASIKASVALVRRIQPALPFLTGNPVGRTALLAQFSAHPWKLQQDLVLHELRGFKTSTSLDPALNALIHGPRQEGAPAGSLKGKVVIGWGRKDKVTPPSEAARAAELFPDATLHWFENSGHFPHWDQPTETARLILDSTG, from the coding sequence ATGCTGCACTCAACCCGGCAAGGCTCCGGTAAGCCACTCCTCCTGATCCACGGACTCGGTTCCAGTATTGGTAACTGGAACCCGGTAATCCCGGCGCTGGCCGCTGAACGCAATGTAATCGCCATCGACCTCCCCGGTTGCGGCGAATCCGCGCCGCTGACCGGCGAAACCACCATTGCCACGCTGACCGATGCCGTCGAAGCCTTTATCCGCGACGAGAAACTGGATGACATTGATCTCGTAGGCAGCTCCATGGGCGCCCGGATGGCAATGGAAATGGCGCGGCGAGGGCACGCTGCCACCACGATTGCACTGGACCCTGGTGGCTTCTGGAATGACCGCCAGGCAGCGATCTTTGGGGCAAGCATCAAAGCATCCGTCGCACTGGTGCGCCGCATCCAACCGGCACTCCCCTTCCTCACGGGCAACCCCGTGGGCCGCACGGCCCTGTTGGCTCAGTTCTCCGCCCATCCCTGGAAACTGCAGCAGGATCTGGTCCTGCATGAGCTTCGCGGGTTCAAGACATCGACCAGCCTGGACCCGGCCCTCAACGCGCTGATTCACGGCCCCCGCCAGGAAGGCGCACCGGCCGGTTCACTCAAGGGCAAAGTGGTAATCGGATGGGGGCGGAAGGACAAGGTCACCCCTCCCAGTGAGGCGGCGCGTGCCGCGGAGCTGTTCCCGGATGCCACCCTTCACTGGTTCGAAAACTCCGGTCACTTCCCACACTGGGACCAACCAACGGAAACGGCACGCCTGATCCTCGATAGCACGGGCTGA
- the ychF gene encoding redox-regulated ATPase YchF, producing the protein MALTIGIVGLPNVGKSTLFNALTRNQVLAANYPFATIEPNVGVVNLPDPRLQKLAGIFGSQRILPAAVSFVDIAGIVKGASEGEGLGNQFLANIREAEAIAEVVRVFDDPDVVHVDGKVDPRSDMETINTELILADLQTIEKAIPRIEKEVKIKKREAAELAAIKAAQAVLERGDTIYSSIKSDKLEMEHLKELGLLTAKPFIYVFNADEGILGSPEKQEELRAMVAPADCIFLDAKLEADLVELDEEEAREMLEMNGQDESGLDQLARVGFHTLGLQTYLTAGPKEARAWTIRQGDTAPQAAGVIHSDFQRGFIKAEVVSFNDLVEAGSMAEAKSRGKVRIEGKEYVMADGDVVEFRFNV; encoded by the coding sequence GTGGCTCTTACTATTGGCATCGTCGGACTGCCCAACGTCGGCAAATCAACCCTCTTCAACGCGCTTACCCGCAACCAGGTCCTGGCCGCGAACTACCCGTTCGCCACGATCGAACCCAACGTGGGTGTGGTGAACCTCCCGGACCCCAGGCTGCAGAAGCTCGCCGGAATCTTCGGTTCCCAGCGCATCCTGCCCGCCGCCGTGTCCTTCGTTGACATCGCCGGCATCGTCAAGGGCGCATCCGAGGGGGAGGGGCTGGGCAACCAGTTCCTCGCGAATATCCGCGAGGCTGAAGCCATTGCCGAGGTTGTCCGGGTCTTCGACGACCCCGACGTGGTGCATGTCGACGGCAAGGTGGACCCGCGCTCGGACATGGAAACCATCAACACCGAACTGATCCTCGCGGACCTGCAGACCATCGAAAAAGCCATCCCGCGGATCGAAAAAGAAGTCAAGATCAAGAAGCGCGAAGCCGCCGAACTCGCCGCCATCAAGGCCGCGCAGGCAGTGCTGGAGCGCGGTGACACCATCTACTCCTCCATCAAGAGCGACAAATTGGAGATGGAACACCTCAAGGAACTGGGGCTGCTGACGGCCAAGCCCTTCATCTACGTCTTCAATGCCGACGAAGGCATCCTGGGCAGCCCGGAAAAGCAGGAAGAGCTGCGCGCCATGGTCGCTCCGGCAGACTGCATCTTCCTGGACGCCAAGCTCGAAGCGGACCTCGTCGAACTGGACGAGGAAGAGGCCCGCGAGATGCTCGAGATGAACGGCCAGGACGAGTCCGGCCTGGACCAGCTGGCCCGCGTCGGCTTCCACACCCTGGGGCTGCAGACCTACCTCACGGCCGGCCCCAAGGAAGCACGGGCCTGGACCATCAGGCAGGGGGATACGGCACCGCAAGCGGCGGGTGTCATCCACTCCGATTTCCAGCGTGGCTTCATCAAGGCCGAAGTTGTTTCCTTCAATGACCTGGTCGAGGCCGGCTCCATGGCCGAGGCAAAGTCCCGCGGCAAGGTGCGGATCGAAGGCAAGGAATACGTCATGGCCGACGGCGACGTGGTTGAATTTCGCTTCAATGTGTAG
- a CDS encoding DNA recombination protein RmuC: MDAFALILALFMLLLGALAGAAATYFSLRRNSHALEADFDQVSSRLSEVTAQFAAADAERRLLAAQNRELGEARTQDGSVLRALAPVAEKLSAVQQQVALLERDRVEQYGQLAQQLQEARLSDEQLIRSTHALESALRSNSARGQWGEVQLRRVVEAAGMLRHVDFVEQVHSAGHDSAVRPDLVVQLPGQKQLVVDAKVPLSSYLEAQELGAVDLGPGRRSGAQSANDGRNQQALLAAHAKALRAHVDALGTKKYWDIPGNSPELVVCFIPAESILAAALTADSGLLDHALSRNVVLASPSTLLAVLKSVAFTWRQDVLTDSARELFELARQLYDRMGTLGENVTKLGSSLKTSVDRYNAMVGTLEARVLPTARKLNSLEESGLTTPSVVEVTPRALVAPELQGDDEAA; encoded by the coding sequence ATGGATGCTTTTGCCTTGATTCTGGCCCTCTTCATGCTGCTGTTGGGCGCCCTTGCCGGCGCCGCAGCCACCTATTTCTCCCTTCGCCGCAATTCCCATGCGCTGGAGGCGGACTTTGACCAGGTCTCGTCGCGCCTTTCAGAGGTCACGGCGCAGTTTGCAGCGGCCGACGCCGAGCGGCGGCTTTTGGCGGCACAGAACCGCGAGCTGGGAGAGGCCAGGACACAGGACGGGAGTGTGCTGCGTGCCCTTGCGCCCGTGGCGGAGAAGCTGTCCGCCGTCCAGCAGCAGGTCGCTTTGCTGGAGCGGGACCGGGTGGAGCAGTACGGCCAGCTGGCCCAGCAGCTGCAGGAGGCCCGGCTTTCCGACGAACAGCTCATCCGCTCCACCCATGCCCTGGAATCGGCGCTGCGGTCCAACAGCGCCCGGGGCCAGTGGGGCGAGGTGCAGCTCAGGCGCGTGGTGGAGGCCGCCGGGATGCTCCGTCACGTGGACTTCGTGGAACAGGTGCACAGCGCCGGCCATGACTCGGCTGTCCGGCCGGACCTGGTGGTGCAGCTGCCGGGCCAAAAGCAGCTGGTGGTGGACGCCAAGGTTCCACTGTCGTCATACCTTGAGGCGCAGGAACTGGGCGCGGTGGACCTTGGCCCGGGCCGGCGGTCCGGGGCGCAGTCGGCGAACGACGGAAGAAACCAGCAGGCCCTGCTGGCCGCGCATGCCAAGGCCCTGAGGGCACACGTCGATGCGCTGGGCACCAAGAAGTATTGGGACATTCCGGGGAACTCGCCGGAACTGGTGGTGTGCTTCATCCCGGCCGAATCCATCCTGGCGGCTGCCCTGACGGCTGACTCCGGGCTTCTGGACCACGCCTTGTCCCGCAACGTCGTCCTCGCGTCCCCGAGCACCCTGCTGGCCGTGCTGAAGTCCGTGGCCTTCACATGGCGCCAGGACGTCCTGACGGACAGTGCGCGCGAACTCTTCGAACTCGCGCGGCAGCTGTACGACCGGATGGGCACGCTGGGAGAGAACGTCACCAAACTCGGATCCTCGCTGAAGACCTCCGTGGACCGCTACAACGCCATGGTCGGCACGCTGGAAGCCAGGGTGCTGCCCACCGCCCGGAAACTCAACAGCCTGGAAGAGTCGGGCCTCACCACGCCTTCGGTGGTGGAGGTAACCCCACGCGCGCTGGTGGCTCCCGAACTTCAGGGTGATGACGAGGCGGCCTGA
- a CDS encoding 4-hydroxy-3-methylbut-2-enyl diphosphate reductase: MTTTAVPLSMPTIPRRRRSPEEVAAAAPVDGTKKVLLAAPRGYCAGVDRAVIAVEKALEHYGPPVYVRKQIVHNVHVVSSLEEKGAIFVDETDEVPEGALVIFSAHGVSPAVVQSAEDRGLRTIDATCPLVTKVHREAVRFAKDDFDILLIGHDGHEEVEGTSGEAPEHIQIINGPHEVDKVTVRDPGKVIWLSQTTLSVDETMETVRLLKERFPTLQDPPSDDICYATTNRQVAIKKIAPKADLVIVVGSANSSNSVRLVEVALEYGAKASYRVDFANEVDEAWFEGVASIGVTSGASVPEVLVQDVLRLLADYGYGTVEEVVTAEEDLLFSLPKELRATLKQSGDVSRALGGRRSRN, from the coding sequence ATGACCACCACGGCCGTACCCCTTTCGATGCCAACCATTCCACGTAGGCGCCGTTCGCCTGAGGAAGTAGCAGCCGCAGCCCCCGTCGACGGCACCAAGAAGGTGCTGCTGGCGGCTCCCCGCGGCTACTGCGCCGGCGTTGACCGGGCCGTCATTGCGGTCGAGAAGGCGCTGGAGCACTACGGCCCGCCCGTCTACGTCCGCAAGCAGATCGTCCACAACGTCCACGTAGTCAGCTCCCTGGAGGAAAAGGGCGCCATCTTCGTGGACGAGACTGACGAAGTCCCGGAAGGCGCCTTGGTCATCTTCTCCGCCCACGGCGTCTCCCCGGCAGTGGTCCAATCCGCGGAAGACCGCGGTCTGCGCACCATCGACGCCACCTGCCCGCTGGTCACAAAGGTGCACAGGGAAGCCGTTCGCTTCGCCAAGGACGATTTCGACATCCTCCTGATCGGCCACGACGGACACGAGGAAGTGGAAGGCACCTCCGGCGAAGCGCCGGAGCACATCCAGATCATCAACGGCCCCCACGAAGTGGACAAGGTGACCGTCCGCGACCCCGGGAAGGTCATCTGGCTTTCCCAGACCACGCTGAGTGTTGACGAGACCATGGAGACAGTCCGGCTGCTCAAGGAACGGTTCCCCACCCTGCAGGACCCGCCCAGCGATGACATCTGCTATGCCACCACCAACCGGCAGGTGGCCATCAAGAAGATCGCGCCCAAGGCGGACCTGGTGATCGTGGTGGGCTCGGCCAACTCATCCAACTCCGTCCGCCTGGTGGAGGTGGCGCTCGAATACGGTGCCAAGGCTTCCTACCGCGTGGACTTCGCCAATGAGGTTGACGAAGCATGGTTTGAAGGCGTCGCCAGCATCGGGGTCACGTCTGGGGCGTCCGTTCCGGAGGTGCTGGTGCAGGACGTGCTGAGGCTCTTGGCCGATTACGGTTATGGCACCGTGGAGGAAGTGGTGACGGCCGAAGAAGACTTGCTGTTCTCGCTGCCCAAGGAACTTCGCGCAACCCTGAAACAGTCCGGCGATGTCAGCCGCGCCCTGGGTGGCCGCCGGTCCCGCAACTGA